In Anser cygnoides isolate HZ-2024a breed goose chromosome 14, Taihu_goose_T2T_genome, whole genome shotgun sequence, one genomic interval encodes:
- the HMGXB3 gene encoding HMG domain-containing protein 3, with product MEAPYDGTEVTVVMEEIEGAYTYASPVPSKKKKKYKSPGDHGEKAKKPRSAYLLYYYDIYLKVQQELPHLPQSEINKKISESWRLLSVAEKSYYLEKAKLEKEGLDPNSKVSTRTAVVPDIPGFRKIRPRSDYVIIPKTTLQEDRSRQPLELCVTQGQAARGGLTASTNIMNVPRDAVQNILSVDSSHVGVSEQCIAIEGLSEETASFGQSEPVEEVVASEVLSHYVGPVTDKVAGDVLLDEASLEIEGQPYQTTRVVIEETLVSSSTDVPNGSIAVARPQVSDGVSVVTVVTGRDTEESTSSTPATQFIMLPLPAHSVVENPTSIKLTTTYTRRGHGNCTNPGCSFTYVTRHKPPKCPACGNFLGGKWIPKEKQPKIKPEPNSGTSLKTPATKRGQQSVLTEPAAVCESTSKSALESSEAVSQLLNAVPAGGQMQETEWEEVIISEAHILANSVLGEDRGTAARVMVGQESQPQGDSSTEQAEKDSVGLGAPPPSEVLSPNTSAKKPAGIDAPAAAHKGQEVKSKPRPKPSLLAAARPMRAILPAPASVGREASTEQASKRQAFANTDKHPLVRTSGLKPSTLKQLGQAVLQPPSAEEQKLHSTLPNSASQVKVVEVKPDVFPSYKYSCTVTLDLGLATSRGRGKCKNPSCSYVYTNRHKPRVCPSCGYNLAKDRAEKTAKSLEVSPGQSDVLNTSEPLTPSQKEIQRQSTLQLLRKVMQIPENESELAEVFTLIHELNSSRLILSNVSEETVTIEQTSWSNYYESPSAQCLLCNSPLFKGGQNSLAGPQECWLLTANRLQVVTAQVKLCLNLQCLALHSFMDIYTGLFNVGNKLLVSLDLLFAIRNHIKLGEDPRVAVGNILDSVQEQTEKSLSSDEQAQLQELLCNGYWAFECLTVRDYNDMICGICGITPKVEIAQRNVENVLALKNIEFTWPEFLASSEVNVEDFWSTMETEVIEQVAFPSSIPITKFDASIVAPFFPPLMRGAVVVNTEKDKNLDAQPVPGNGSALVRLLQEENFRLELISSYSEEELQSFLTQCDIPWEASDTKDQLCYSLLALYDFVQNGTSIKPASAHHTGGKIYKVCPHQVVCGSKYVVRGENARDHVDLLVSSRHWPPVYVVDTASSVALCADICCPDLASQMWGKNQGCFSDPMDPPTYVSCPELLDQHYSVDVTVAEHSVQHPITKSAARRIVHAGSEQNSHQDPTARHHCISLCRELEPYNAIIAAISDSKTSNVRQRPITFENATHYYLYNRLMDFLTSREIVNRQIQEIVQSCQPGEVVIRDALYRLGVAQIKTETEEDEEEKQEDDKDIAE from the exons ATGGAGGCTCCCTACGATGGCACCGAGGTAACCGTGGTGATGGAGGAAATAGAGGGCGCCTACACGTACGCGTCGCCAGTGCCTtcgaagaagaaaaagaaatacaaaagtcCGGGTGATCACGgagaaaaagccaaaaagccTAG ATCCGCTTACCTCCTGTACTACTATGACATTTACTTGAAAGTACAGCAAGAGCTGCCCCACCTCCCTCAATCTGAAATCAACAAAAAGATCAGCGAGAGCTGGAGGTTGCTCAGCGTGGCTGAAAAAAGCTATTATTTGGAGAAAGCCAAGCTAGAGAAAGAAGGATTGGACCCG AACTCCAAGGTGTCCACTCGAACTGCAGTAGTTCCAGACATTCCAGGTTTCCGTAAGATTCGTCCTCGCTCAGATTATGTAATTATTCCCAAAACCACTCTTCAGGAGGACAGGAGCCGGCAGCCACTGGAACTGTGTGTGACACAGGGTCAGGCAGCACGTGGAGGCTTGACAGCTTCCACCAATATCATGAATGTCCCCCGTGATGCTGTGCAGAACATCCTTTCTGTGGACTCGAGCCACGTTGGCGTTTCTGAGCAGTGCATCGCCATCGAAGGACTGTCGGAAGAGACTGCTTCCTTTGGTCAGTCAGAGCCTGTGGAAGAAGTGGTGGCATCGGAGGTTCTCTCTCACTACGTTGGGCCCGTGACAGATAAAGTGGCTGGGGACGTCCTCTTGGATGAGGCTTCTTTGGAAATCGAAGGGCAGCCGTATCAGACGACTCGGGTCGTTATTGAAGAGACTCTAGTTAGCAGCTCCACGGACGTCCCCAACGGGAGCATCGCTGTGGCCCGTCCCCAGGTTTCAGATGGTGTGTCTGTGGTGACCGTGGTGACTGGGAGG GATACTGAAGAGAGCACTTCCTCCACACCTGCTACACAGTTTATTATGTTACCTTTACCAGCTCACTCCGTTGTGGAGAACCCGACGTCAATTAAGTTG ACAACCACCTATACTCGCAGGGGACATGGGAATTGTACCAATCCTGGCTGCTCCTTCACTTATGTCACCAGACATAAGCCACCAAAATGCCCAGCATGTGGGAACTTCCTGGGAGGGAAATGGATCCCGAAG GAAAAGCAACCAAAAATCAAACCTGAGCCAAATTCAGGCACTTCTCTGAAAACTCCGGCAACTAAAAGAGGTCAGCAGTCAGTGCTCACAGAACCGGCAGCTGTTTGTGAGAGCACCTCGAAGTCTGCCCTGGAAAGCTCTGAAGCGGTCAGCCAGCTGCTGAATGCTGTGCCTGCTGGGGGGCAGATGCAGGAGACAGAGTGGGAGGAAGTGATCATCTCTGAGGCTCACATTCTTGCAAACAGCGTGCTTGGTGAAGACAGAGGGACTGCTGCCAGAGTGATGGTTGGTCAAGAGAGCCAGCCACAAGGAGACTCTTCTACAGAGCAGGCAGAAAAAGATAGCGTAGGGCTGGGAGCGCCGCCGCCCTCTGAGGTGCTGAGTCCAAATACCTCTGCAAAAAAGCCAGCGGG AATTgatgctccagctgctgcacacAAAGGGCAAGAAGTAAAGAGTAAACCAAGACCGAAGCCCTCCTTGCTGGCTGCAGCAAGGCCCATGCGAGCAATTCTGCCCGCACCAGCCAGCGTGGGGAGAGAAGCCAGCACTGAGCAGGCTAGCAAGAGACAGGCGTTTGCAAACACTG aCAAGCATCCCCTGGTGAGAACGTCAGGCCTGAAGCCCAGTACACTGAAACAATTGGGTCAGGCAGTTCTGCAGCCACCAAGTGCTGAGGAACAAAAG CTCCACAGCACTTTGCCCAACAGCGCATCGCAGGTTAAAGTAGTGGAGGTCAAACCAGATGTGTTCCCTTCCTACAAGTACAGCTGCACTGTAACTTTG GATTTGGGACTGGCAACGTCACGTGGCAGAGGGAAATGCAAGAACCCCTCGTGTAGTTACGTGTATACAAACAGGCACAAGCCACGAGTCTGTCCAAGCTGTGGCTACAATCTTGCCAAAGACAGagctgagaaaacagcaaaatcccTG gaGGTCAGTCCAGGCCAGTCTGACGTGCTGAACACCAGCGAGCCCTTAACCCCATCCCAGAAAGAGATCCAGCGCCAATCCACCCTGCAGTTGCTGCGCAAAGTAATGCAGATCCCAGAGAATGAATCAGAACTGGCCGAGGTCTTCACGCTCATCCACGAACTGAACAGCTCGCGGCTCATCCTGTCCAACGTGAGTGAGGAGACAGTCACCATAGAGCAGACCTCCTGGTCAAACTACTATGAGTCTCCATCTGCGCAGTGCCTCCTCTGTAACAGCCCATTGTTCAAAGGGGGACAGAA TTCCCTTGCTGGTCCTCAGGAGTGCTGGCTGCTGACAGCGAATAGATTACAGGTGGTTACAGCTCAGGTCAAACTGTGCTTGAACCTTCAGTGTCTGGCCCTCCATAGCTTCATGGATATTTATACAG GCCTTTTCAATGTGGGTAACAAGTTGCTAGTGAGCCTGGATCTTCTGTTTGCAATCCGAAACCACATTAAACTTGGAGAGGATCCCAGAGTGGCTGTTGGCAATATTCTCGACTCCGTTCAGGAGCAAACTG AAAAAAGCCTGAGCTCTGATGAGCAGGCTCAGCTCCAGGAACTGCTGTGCAATGGCTACTGGGCCTTTGAATGCCTCACTGTCCGGGATTACAACGATATGATCTGTGGAATCTGTGGCATAACCCCCAAGGTAGAAATAGCCCAGAGGAATGTGGAAAATGTCCTGGCATTGAAAAACATAGAG TTTACTTGGCCAGAATTCTTGGCATCAAGTGAAGTGAATGTGGAAGACTTCTGGTCCACAATGGAGACAGAGGTGATTGAGCAGGTGGCTTTTCCTTCTAGCATCCCCATCACAAAGTTTGATGCCTCTATTGTtgctcctttcttccctccacTGATGAGAGGAGCAGTGGTGGTCAATACTGAGAAGGACAAGAACCTGGATGCGCAGCCAGTGCCAG GTAATGGGAGTGCCTTGGTGAGGCtacttcaggaagaaaacttCAGGCTTGAGCTGATAAGCTCCTACAGCGAGGAAGAGCTGCAAAGCTTTTTGACACAGTGTGACATCCCCTGGGAGGCTTCAGATACAAAG GACCAGCTCTGTTACTCCCTCCTGGCTCTCTATGACTTTGTCCAGAATGGGACAAGCATCAAACCAGCTTCTGCTCATCACACAGGAGGAAAAATCTACAAAGTGTGTCCACATCAG GTTGTGTGTGGCTCAAAGTACGTAGTAAGAGGAGAAAACGCACGGGATCACGTGGACCTGTTGGTTTCCTCACGTCATTGGCCTCCGGTGTATGTTGTCGATACGGCCTCTTCGGTGGCGCTGTGTGCAGACATCTGCTGTCCTGACCTGGCTTCCCAGATGTGGGGCAAAAAccagggctgcttctctgaCCCTATGGATCCCCCAACG taCGTGTCCTGCCCTGAACTGTTAGACCAGCACTACAGCGTAGACGTGACTGTGGCTGAGCACTCTGTTCAGCACCCTATCACCAAGTCAGCAGCACGCCGAATTGTTCACGCTGGTTCGGAGCAGAACAGTCACCAAGATCCAACGGCTCGGCACCACTGCATCTCCCTGTGCCGGGAGCTGGAGCCTTACAACGCCATCATTGCCGCTATCAGTGACAGCAAAACCAGCAACGTCCGCCAAAGGCCCATCACCTTTGAGAATGCCACACATTATTACCTCTACAACCGCCTCATGGACTTCCTCACCAGCAGGGAAATCGTGAATCGACAGATCCAGGAGATCGTACAGAGCTGCCAGCCGGGGGAGGTGGTGATTCGGGATGCTCTCTACCGGCTCGGAGTGGCCCAGATTAAAACAGAAACGGAAGAGGACGAagaagagaagcaggaggaTGATAAAGACATTGCTGAGTAA
- the CSF1R gene encoding macrophage colony-stimulating factor 1 receptor gives MGPGLLLLLTAASIWHGSASPVISPNLSALVVNTGDPVTLRCSGESQVKWYTQKHTSTNHTSSTLSIPKATYMDTGTYACAYVNSSDKDAASIHLFVRDPDNVWYTPNFRIPVNKGGNAQFPCLITAPEYGSRVTLIMDDASPLSPGTNYSFSTEKGITLYNVQRHQKGYYRCQTVINGKIKKSPRIRLIVEEALEKPVSVTMEPIDHVRIVGEPFEVTCRVISPSHKYDIKWVTAAKNVRSTKIPTFVDENYFINAVLSIPAVTLEDSGKYTCIANNSAGFKNASTMLRVVERGYILLTPVQAISQEVALGEDLKLQVQIEAYPKLVSWHWEHKSPFKNSESTKFVGKMISGNNWYNNTLFLNRLQEGERGLYTFYAVNNETKASVNFSISVKFAPRVCYVWVPANDSGNLHCIAIGYPAPRIEWYQCPTYSDRYNEDYKLLLNDSSPQVVNMLSFQEVEVESVLPFQDLGANFTFCCVAVNREGNTSDVLHSVVRNVMAPPNKLFSPILSTCVSTLVLLLLLLLFLLYKYNQKPKYQVRWKIIEACEGNNYIFIDPTQLPYNEKWEFPRNNLQFGKTLGAGAFGKVVEATAFGLGKEDSVLKVAVKMLKSSADTDEQEALMSELKIMSHLGHHENIVNLLGACTYGGPILVITEYCRYGDLLNFLRRKAESIIIQDSSLDTSLDSTADYKNIDLEKKYIRSDSGFASQGLETYVEMRPVSASSSASSDSAQARGKSSEEEVETREDLRPLNLSDLLQFSSQVAQGMAFLASKNCIHRDLAARNVLVSDGRVAKICDFGLARDIMNDSNYVVKGNARLPVKWMAPESIFDCIYTVQSDVWSYGILLWEIFSLGKSPYPGMVVNSKFYSMVKQGYQMARPDFAPLEMYTIMQACWSLEPTQRPTFDQICCFIQKELEVHKEQDQTNLPSTAEEDSGCDTSGCCEESCEQEQSGQPLLKSNNYQFC, from the exons TGCGTGTGCTTACGTCAACAGCAGCGACAAGGACGCTGCATCCATACATCTGTTCGTGCGAG ATCCCGATAATGTGTGGTACACCCCAAATTTCCGCATCCCTGTGAACAAAGGTGGCAATGCTCAGTTCCCCTGCCTCATCACGGCCCCTGAGTACGGATCCAGAGTGACGCTGATAATGGATGACGCCTCTCCTCTCTCACCCGGAACCAACTATTCTTTCAGCACTGAGAAGGGAATAACACTATACAATGTGCAACGCCATCAGAAGGGCTATTACCGATGCCAAACAGTGATAAAcggaaaaataaagaagtcaCCAAGAATAAGACTGATTGTGGAAGAAG CACTGGAGAAGCCTGTATCAGTGACGATGGAGCCAATAGACCATGTGCGAATTGTGGGTGAACCTTTTGAAGTCACTTGCAGAGTAATTTCTCCGTCCCACAAGTATGACATCAAATGGGTGACAGCAGCAAAGAAT GTCAGGAGTACGAAAATCCCTACCTTTGTAGATGAGAACTACTTCATCAATGCCGTCCTGTCCATTCCAGCGGTGACCTTGGAAGACAGTGGGAAATACACTTGCATAGCTAACAACTCAGCAGGATTCAAGAATGCCTCGACAATGCTTCGCGTAGTAG AGAGAGGTTACATACTCCTGACCCCAGTGCAAGCCATCAGCCAAGAAGTTGCTTTGGGAGAAGATTTGAAACTCCAGGTCCAGATTGAGGCTTATCCAAAACTTGTCAGCTGGCACTGGGAGCACAAAAGCCCCTTCAAGAACTCAGAGAGTACCAAATTTGTGGGCAAAATGATCTCTGGAAACAACTG GTATAACAACACGCTCTTCCTGAACCGCCtgcaggaaggagagagaggtcTCTATACATTTTATGCTGTCAACAATGAGACCAAAGCATCAGTTAACTTCAGTATCTCTGTGAAAT TTGCTCCAAGGGTCTGCTATGTCTGGGTGCCAGCCAATGACTCCGGCAACCTTCACTGCATAGCCATTGGCTACCCTGCCCCACGCATCGAGTGGTACCAGTGCCCCACTTACTCTGACAG ATACAACGAGGACTATAAGCTGCTTCTGAACGACTCCAGTCCCCAGGTGGTGAACATGCTGTCCTTCCAAGAGGTGGAGGTGGAGAGCGTCCTCCCATTCCAGGACCTGGGCGCCAATTTCACCTTCTGCTGTGTGGCTGTCAACAGAGAGGGGAACACCTCTGACGTGCTTCACTCAGTCGTCA GAAATGTCATGGCCCCTCCAAACAAGCTCTTCAGTCCCATTCTCTCCACCTGCGTGAGCACATtggtcctgctgctcctgctgctacTCTTCCTCCTCTACAAGTACAACCAG AAACCTAAATACCAGGTGCGGTGGAAGATCATTGAGGCCTGTGAAGGGAATAACTACATCTTTATTGATCCCACTCAGCTGCCATACAATGAGAAATGGGAGTTTCCCAGGAATAACCTCCAGTTTG GGAAAACTCTCGGAGCCGGAGCCTTCGGAAAAGTGGTAGAAGCCACCGCTTTTGGGCTGGGCAAAGAAGATTCGGTCCTCAAAGTGGCTGTGAAGATGCTAAAGT CATCGGCGGACACAGATGAGCAGGAGGCGCTCATGTCTGAGCTGAAGATCATGAGTCACCTGGGGCACCACGAGAACATCGTTAACCTGCTGGGAGCGTGTACCTATGGAG GCCCAATTCTTGTCATCACTGAGTACTGTCGCTACGGAGACCTGCTGAATTTTCTGCGGAGGAAAGCTGAATCCATAATTATCCAGGACTCATCCCTGGACACCTCTTTGGACAGCACTGCTGATTACAAAAACATTGACCTGGAGAAGAAATACATCCGCAG TGACAGTGGCTTTGCGAGCCAGGGTTTGGAAACCTATGTTGAAATGAGACCTGTATCAGCATCATCTTCAGCATCATCAGATTCTGCGCAAGCCAGGG GGAAAAGCTCAGAGGAAGAAGTTGAAACCAGAGAGGACCTCCGGCCCCTCAATCTCTCCGACCTGCTCCAGTTCTCCAGCCAGGTGGCCCAGGGCATGGCGTTCCTCGCATCAAAGAAC TGCATCCACCGTGACTTGGCAGCCAGGAACGTGCTCGTATCAGACGGACGAGTAGCCAAGATTTGTGACTTTGGCCTGGCCCGCGACATCATGAATGACTCAAACTACGTTGTCAAAGGCAAT GCCCGGCTGCCCGTGAAGTGGATGGCCCCAGAGAGCATCTTTGACTGCATTTACACGGTGCAGAGTGATGTGTGGTCTTACGGCATCCTTCTCTGGGAGATCTTCTCACTTG GTAAAAGTCCATATCCTGGCATGGTGGTGAACAGCAAGTTCTACAGCATGGTGAAGCAGGGATACCAGATGGCAAGGCCCGACTTCGCTCCCTTGGAAAT GTACACCATCATGCAAGCATGCTGGAGCCTGGAGCCCACACAAAGACCTACCTTTGACCAAATCTGCTGCTTTATTCAGAAAGAACTGGAAGTACATAAGGAACAG GACCAAACCAACCTCCCATCCACTGCTGAGGAAGACAGTGGCTGCGACACCTCCGGCTGCTGCGAGGAGTCCTGTGAACAAGAGCAGAGCGGCCAGCCTCTCCTTAAGAGTAACAACTATCAGTTCTGTTAG